In a genomic window of Paroedura picta isolate Pp20150507F chromosome 14, Ppicta_v3.0, whole genome shotgun sequence:
- the LOC143823352 gene encoding fibulin-7-like: MFPKVLALLALGILHLPWSSTQGCLSKQQVANTVRQMQKLLSSHEAAQLQNMRNLKKQLTILQGNIQKQVANHNESCTLLPAPLNGRRLGKKTLVGHDAHFLCDPGFLLVGSETRTCLENGTWSGQQPFCKSIHNCTSSPCANGGTCVDGSPRYSCLCPSGWSGATCQAPVYSYWVTLSNSSFSRQPRCADNSLGSRQCSCDTGFQMRAGGICQDVDECHLFQSSRLTRICLHECVNLPGSYRCTCPAGYRLQADKSTCSDVDECAENQHNCSRGQMCINVFGGFRCVRPECPKPQLNTSYVKTSVAQCERSPCPMDSKACQRAANSISFHYLPLQSNRTVPRVLFKMSTSRFVGDSLRFAILGGNSQGMLAVQRADRQTGELVLTRPAVGPTTLEAELEMSEFARKIPLGKHIFKVTVFVSQYEF; encoded by the exons ATGTTCCCTAAAGTGCTGGCCCTGCTGGCCCTGGGCATCCTACACCTGCCCTGGAGCAGCACTCAG GGCTGCTTGAGTAAGCAGCAAGTGGCCAACACTGTGAGGCAGATGCAGAAGCTGCTGTCCTCTCACGAGGCTGCCCAGCTGCAGAACATGCGCAACCTGAAGAAGCAGCTGACTATTCTGCAAGGCAATATCCAGAAGCAGGTGGCCAATCACAATG AAAGCTGCACTCTGCTGCCAGCACCCCTAAACGGCAGGAGGCTGGGCAAGAAAACCCTTGTGGGTCACGATGCGCACTTCCTGTGTGACCCTGGCTTCCTCCTGGTGGGATCTGAGACGCGGACGTGCCTGGAGAATGGCACATGGAGCGGACAGCAGCCTTTTTGCAAAA GCATTCACAATTGCACCAGCAGCCCCTGTGCCAACGGTGGAACCTGCGTGGATGGCTCACCCCGCTACAGCTGCTTGTGTCCCAGTGGCTGGTCGGGCGCCACCTGCCAAGCTCCTGTTTATTCCT ATTGGGTGACGCTGAGTAACTCATCCTTTAGCCGCCAGCCACGTTGTGCTGACAACTCTTTGGGCTCACGCCAGTGCAGCTGTGACACAGGCTTCCAAATGCGGGCAGGGGGCATTTGCCAAG ATGTGGACGAGTGTCACCTCTTCCAGTCCAGCCGCCTGACCCGCATCTGCCTCCATGAATGCGTGAACTTGCCCGGCTCGTACCGATGCACCTGCCCAGCGGGCTACCGGCTCCAGGCTGACAAGAGCACCTGCAGCG ATGTGGATGAGTGTGCGGAGAACCAACACAACTGCAGTCGGGGACAGATGTGCATCAATGTCTTTGGAGGCTTCCGATGCGTGCGGCCCGAGTGCCCAAAGCCCCAGCTCAACACCAGCTATGTCAAAACCTCTGTTGC GCAGTGTGAGCGGAGCCCTTGCCCCATGGACAGCAAGGCCTGCCAGAGAGCCGCTAACTCCATCTCGTTCCACTACTTGCCTCTGCAGTCCAACCGCACGGTGCCCCGGGTCCTCTTCAAGATGTCCACCAGCCGCTTTGTTGGAGACAGCCTGCGCTTTGCCATCTTGGGGGGCAACAGCCAAGGAATGCTGGCCGTGCAGCGTGCGGACCGCCAGACAGGGGAGTTGGTGCTCACCAGACCAGCCGTGGGACCAACTACGTTGGAGGCAGAGCTAGAAATGAGCGAATTTGCCCGGAAGATCCCCCTGGGGAAGCACATCTTCAAGGTCACAGTCTTCGTCTCACAGTACGAATTCTGA